The nucleotide sequence CGGTAGACCGCACGCAGGTATTCACCGACCTCGAAGGTGCGCGTGCTGCCCTGAACGGCACTTACGGCAACCTGCTGAGCGCAAACAACGCTGGTCTGCGCGTGCCCATTTTCGCGGACCTGCTGGCTGATAACTTGGCGCACATTGGTACCTTCCCTACGTTTGCCCAACTTAAGAACCGCGCTATTCTGCCTGACAACACGGAGGTGACCAACATGTGGTCGTCACTGTATTCGACGGTAAACCGCGCCAACAACGTTATTGCCTATACGCCGGCCGTCACGGGTACCACCGACGCAGTGAAAAGCCAGATCGTAGGCGAAGCTTTGTTTGTGCGAGCTTTGGCCTACTTCTATCTGGTAAACTACTGGGGAGATGTGCCGCTGGTTGTAACGCCAACTACTACGCCGGATAACACGCTGTTTGTAGCGCGCAACCCTAAAGCTGCTGTCTACGACCAGATGGTAGCCGATTTGACGGCTGCCGAGGCGGCACTCCCGACCACGGGTGGTCCGGCCCGCGCTACGCGCTTGGCTGCTACGGCTCTCAAGGCCCGTATCGCCCTGTACCGCCAGCAGTATTCTGAGGCTTCCCGCCTGTCTGATCTGGTACTGGCCGGCAGCTACACGCTCAACCCAAGCTACCGTACGGCAGTAGCCTCCGAAAACCCCGCTGAGTCGATCTTCGAGGTACAGTTCGACGCGCAAAACCAGAGCTCTTATGCTTTCTTTATGCTGCCTACCGCCAATGGTGGCCGCAATGAGATGAGCCCTACCGGTACTGGTTCCACGCTGCCCACTTCCTACGAAACCGGTGACCAGCGTCGGGATGCTACTATTTCCAATGGTACTTTCACTCTTAATGGGCGAGCCGTACCAACCGGCAACCAAGTTAAGTACACGGATCCAGGCACGGGCACGGACAACTTCAAAACCATTCGTCTGGCGGAAATTATCCTGATCAGCGCCGAGGCTAAAGCTCGTCTGAACGATGTTCCAGGCGCCATTACGGCCCTGAACCGTATTCGTACGCGGGCTGGCCTGACGGCCGTTGCTACTACCCTCACCCAAACGCAGGTACTGGACCAGATCGAGCGCGACCGTCGCTCAGAGCTGGCCCTGGAAGGCCACCGCTGGTTTGACCTGATCCGTACGGGCCGGGCGCAGGCAGTGCTCGGCATCACCGACGTAAACCGTCTGTTGTTGCCGATTCCGTTCCGCGAAACGGTGAACAACCCCAACATCACGCAAAACCCTGGCTACAACTAAGCTCATCTGGTTTGCTTAAAAAAATACCCCGGCCAATAGGTCGGGGTATTTTTTTGATATTCAATGCTAGTGGCTGCTACTGTGGCAACTCCGAAATACGCAGTACCACCGGCTCCTGTGGCCGGGCTGGTTGTTGCAGCCAGTGCACAATCGTTGCGGCTGCATCTTTCGGGTTTACCAGTTCGCCCTGCAAGTGTAACCCGGCAAACCGTTCGGCTTCACTGAACTGCTCATGGGCAGCGGCACGGATGTGCTCCTGCATGGCAGTGTCCAGCACACCGGGCGCCAGGCTGCGGATGCGGATGCCGGAGCCGCGCAGGTCCTGCTCCTTTTGCGCCACGGACGACAGGGAGTCGAGGGCAGCTTTGGAGGCGCAGTAGGCTCCCCATCCATCTACCGGGCGCTGCGCCGCACCGCTGCTGATGTTGAGGATGGTACGGGCAATGCCGGTGTGCTGCTGGTAGGTAGCCAGAAACGTGTTCATGAGCATGGCGGGAGCAATGACGTTTACATCGAACACGAATTCGAAGTGCTCGTTCGGCAGCTCGCCCATGTACTTCACCTCGCCCAGCACGCCCGCGTTGTTGATAAGCGTGATGCTGGCCGCGCCGGGGCATGGCGTGAATACTTTGAACAGGTTGTTCTGCACAGCCAGCATATCCGACAGATCCAGGGGCTGGTGGCGGTACCGCTCGTGCTGGATAGTAGCATGCCTGCATACGCCTAGCACCCGGTTGTCAGGATGCTGCAGCAATTCTTCCGCAAGTGCCTTGCCCAGGCCGCGGCTGGCGCCAGTGATGATGTAGTAGTGCATGCTGGTGATGAGGTGATGAGGTGACAGGTAAAGAAAATACGGCTGTAAACAAAAAGAAGCGGCCATGGGCCGCTTCTTTTTGTTTGGGAACCCTGCACTCTGCCACCGAAGTACATCAGCAGACAGGCGTCGCTTCCTCACAGAATATACTGGCTCAGGTCGCGGTTGCCGACCATATCCTGCAGCCGCTCGTTTACTAGGTCGCGGGTGATGAGGATGCGGGCGTTGGGACCGATGCGGTCCGGTACGTCGAACAGGATGTCGTTGAGCAGGCGGCTCATCACCGTATGCAGGCGGCGCGCCCCAATATTCTCCACCTCGGCGTTGACGTTGAAGGCAATTTCGGCGAGCTGCTCCAGGGCCTCGTCCTCGAAGGTCAGCACTACGTCCTCGGCCTGCAGCAGGGCTTCGTACTGCTTGGTGAGGGCGTTTTTGGGATCCTTCAGAATCCGGAAGAAGTCGTCTTTGGTGAGGCTTTGCAGTTCTACGCGGATGGGGAAGCGGCCCTGCAGCTCCGGAATCAGGTCAGAGGGCTTGGCGACGTGGAAGGCGCCGGCGGCAATGAACAGGATGTGGTCGGTGTTGATGATGCCATACTTGGTGCTCACGGCCGAGCCTTCCACGATGGGCAGCAGGTCGCGCTGCACACCTTCGCGGCTCACGTCGGGGCCACCGCCGCCTTTGCCGCTGCGGCTGGCTACTTTGTCAATTTCGTCGATGAAGATGATGCCGGCGTTTTCGGCGTTGCGGATAGCCTCGTCCTTCACCTCATCCATGTCTATGAGCTTGGCAGCTTCTTCATCCAGCAGAATCTTACGGGCCTCGGCAATCGTGACTTTGCGCTTGCGGGTTTTCTTGGGCATCATCGAGCCCAGCATGTCCTGCAGACCGGCCATGGAAGCCTCGTCCATGCCTGGAGCGCCGCCCAGCACGCCGATGCCGGGAGCGCCACCCTGCTGCACCTTGATGTCGATTTTACGGTCGTCCAGCTCGCCGCTGCGGATTTTCTCGCGGAACTTGTCGCGGGTGCGCTCATTCAGCTCGTAGTCCGACTCGGGCATAGCGCTGCCGTCGTGGCTACCGCCAAAGCCCACCGACGACTTGCTGCTGCCGCCACTCACGGACGGAATCAGGGCGTCCAGAATCAGGTCTTCCACAGCTTGGGCAGCCTGCACCTTCACTTCTTCCTTGCGGCGCTGCTTCACCTGGTTCACCGACTGCTCTACCAGGTCGCGCACCATGCTTTCCACGTCGCGGCCCACGTAGCCTACCTCCGTAAACTTGCTGGCTTCCACTTTGGTGAAGGGCGCATCGGCAATGGCGGCCAGGCGGCGGGCAATTTCAGTTTTGCCGACGCCCGTCGAGCCGATCATGAGGATGTTGTTGGGCACGATTTCGCGCTGCATGTCCAGCGGGGCGTGCAGGCGGCGCCAGCGGTTGCGCAGCGCAATGGCCACATGCCGCTTGGCCTCGTGCTGGCCGATGATGTACTTATCCAGCTCGGCAACTATCTGCGAAGGGGTAAGAAAAGTCTGGGAATCGAGCATAAAAGGTGTGGGGAAATAAACGTAGCGGAAATACCGTAGCGCCGCCGGAAATGTTTGCCGCGGCAGTTTCCGGAGTTCCGGCTTTGTCGTGTACCGTAGTGCGCTGGCCGCTATTGAGTTTTAACGAACAGCGAGTTCAGATTGCGGGCAACGGTGAAATAGTTGGCCGCGCCGCTGGCGTGCAGGCCGGCACGGGTGTAGTCGAGCTGAAACTGGCTGATGCGCAGCATCACGCCAAAGGAAATACCGGCGCCCCCGGCCGCGTTGTCGAGCCGCAGCTCGCGGCGCTGCAGGTGGTTGTAGCCGAGGCGCACGTTCAGGCTTTTGCCCAGCAGCAGCTCGCCACCCACGGCAAAATGCCGGGCGACTTTGTCGCCGAGCGTTTTCTTCTTTTTGACTTGCTCGCCGTTTTCGTCCAACTGGCCGCGCTGGTTGGGGTCGAGGTACACAATGTCGAGGCGCTGCAGATTGTGAGCCGTGATAGAGAACCGCAGCGGCATGTGCTCGGGCTTGATGGTGGCCCCCAGCTGCACGTCCAGCGGCATCGGCTCGCGGCCGGCCCCAGCGTAAGGCTTGAGCTGGTAGCCAGCATTCTTCACAGCCAACCCCACCGTAAAGTCCTGCTCAGGGTGCTTGAACACGGCGCCCACGTCAGCCAGCAGCCCCACTGAGTGGTTGCCACTGATGCCCGACACGGCCAGCTTGCCGGTGCCGGCCAGCGTGAACGGGCCTTGCACGTAGGCATACGTGAGGCCGGCCGCGTACTCGTTCACCGAAAATGTTCCCAATACGTTGTTGGCCGGGTCGCGCATGATCAACTCGCCGTAGTTGAGGTAGCTCAGAGTCGCGCCCCACCGCCGCCCGGCATCCACTTCTTTGGGCTTGAAAGCGTAAGCCAGGGTGCTTTGCTTGATGTCGGCCAGATAATCAACAAACGACAGGGCCAAGCGGCCATCCATTTCGGCGTTCAGCAGCGCGGGGTTGCTGAGCAGCATGGTGGGGTCGGCGTCGCGCACAGATACGTTGACGCCGCCCAGAGCGGCCGTTTTGGCGCCCGGCGGCAGGTTCAGAAACGAGAAGGTCTGCTGCCCGCCAATCTGGGCCATGGCAGGAGAAACGCCCAGCCCCAGGGCAACGGATACGGGCACTAGAATACGGCGGTGTAGCAGTCCAATCATCGGGTACCAAGATACGGCGTTTGGCAGGTAGTTGCAGGAGATAAGACGGCCAGGCCAGCGCATTTATTGTGCGCCGCAACCGGAGTTTACCGGCATCAATGCCTGTAAGCAGCGAGCCAAAGGAACGTCATGCAGAGCATAGCGAAGCAACTCGCGTGCTGACGTTGAAATAGCAATCAGACGTCAGCACGCGAGATGCTTCGCTGCGCTCTGCATGATGGCCAAGAGTCAACCAACCACCACTCCTACCCCTACTGCACCTCCACGCTGGGCGAAGGGGCTACCGGCGCTTCGTCGCGCACGACGAGTGGCATGGGGTGCGCCACCAGCTCATCGAGCAGCGCCACTCGCAGCACGTCGTCGACCCGGTCGGCGTAGTGGATAGTGAGGTCCTTGACGTACTCGGCGGGGATTTCCTCGATGTCCTTGCGGTTTTTCTGGCACAGGATAATGTCGCGGATACCGGCGCGCTTGGCGGCCAGCATCTTCTCTTTGATCCCCCCCACCGGCAGCACCTTGCCCCGTAGCGTAATTTCGCCGGTCATGGCGAGGTGGCTGCGGATTTTGCGCTGCGTGAACACCGAGGCAATGCTGGTGAAGATGGCAATACCGGCGCTGGGGCCGTCTTTGGGCACTGCCCCCTCGGGGAAGTGAATGTGCAGGTCGTATTGGTCGAAGAGGCGGTAGTCGATGCCCAACTCGTCGGCGCGGCTGCGCAGATAGCTCAGGGCCGTAATGGCCGACTCCTTCATCACGTCGCCGAGCTGGCCGCTGAGCGTGAGCTTGCCCCGCCCGCGGCTCAGCAGGCTTTCAATGAACAGAATGTCGCCGCCCACGCTGGTCCAGGCCAGGCCCGTCACTACGCCGGCAGTTTCGTTGTCCTGGTACAGGTCCCGGTCGAAGGTGGCCGCGCCGAGGATGCGGGCAATGTCCTTGGGCTCCAGCGCCGCCGGAAATTCCTCCTTCATGGCCTTGCTCTTGGCAATGTTGCGCACCACGGCCCCCAGCTTGCGCTCCAGGCTGCGCACGCCGCTCTCGCGGGTGTAGTCGTCTATCACGCGCGACAAAGCGGGCGTGGTGATGGCCACGTCTTTCGTGCTCAGGCCGTGGTCGGTGAGGAGCTTGGGCCAGAGGTGCTTTTTGGCAATCTGGGTTTTCTCTTCCAGCGTGTAGCCAGTCAGGTCGATGATTTCCATCCGGTCGCGCAAAGCGGGCTGAATGGTTTCCAGCGAGTTGGCCGTGGCAATGAACAGCACCCGGCTCAGGTCGTACTCCACCTCCAGGTAGTTGTCGGTGAAGGTGGAATTCTGCTCGGGGTCCAGCACTTCCAGCAGCGCCGAGCTGGGGTCGCCGCGGAAGTCGGAGGCCAGCTTGTCGATTTCGTCGAGCACGATGACGGGGTTGGACGCGCCGGCTTTCTTGATCTGGGCGATGATGCGGCCGGGCATGGCGCCCACGTAGGTTTTGCGGTGCCCCCGGATTTCGGCTTCGTCGCGGACGCCGCCCAGGCTCATGCGTACGTATTTGCGGCCCAGCGCCTTGGCAATAGAGCGGCCGAGGCTGGTTTTGCCCACGCCGGGCGGGCCGTAGAGGCACAGAATCGGCGCTTTCAGATCCTGCTTCAGCTTGAGCACGGCCAAGTACTCGATGATGCGCTCCTTCACCTTTTCCATGCCGTAGTGGTCGGCATCGAGGATTTTCTTGGTGCGCTTCAGGTTGAAGTTGTCCTTGGTCTGCTCGGCCCAGGGCAGATCCAGCAGAAACTCCACGTAGTTCACGCTCAATGGGTACTCGGCGGCCTGCGGATTCACGCGGCCCAGCTTGTCGAGCTCCTTGGCGAAATGCTTGGCCACGGATTCTGGCCACTGCTTGAGCTTGGCCCGCTGCCGGAACTTGTCGATTTCCTGATCCGGGCTGTCGCCGCCGCCCAGTTCGTCCTGCAGCACCTTGATCTGCTGGCGCAGGAAGTAGTCGCGCTGCTGCTGGTCGATGTCGGTGTGGACCTTGGTGTGGATTTCGTGCTTGATTTCGAGGTGCTGAATTTCTTTCAGCATCAATTCTAGCAGCATAGTGCCGCGCTCCACGCCATCGTTGATTTCCAGCAGCTTCTGCTTCTGCCCCACTTCCACGTTGATGTTGGACGAGAGAAAGTGCGTCAGAAACGACGGCGACTCGATGTTGTCGAGGGCCACCTGGGCTTCCTGCGGAATCTCGGGGTTGAGCTTGAGCATCTTGGCGGCCGCGTCTTTCAACGACGCCACCAGCGCCTTCACTTCCTTGGAAGCCTTGTCAGGGAAAATCTCCGGAGCGTAGCTGACGCGGGCCGTGAGGTAGGGCGTGCTTTGCAGCTCCTCTTCAATCTGGAAGCGCGACTGGCCCTGAATGATGATGGTGGTATTGCCGTCGGGCAGCACCAGCAGCTTCAGAATCTTGGCCATGGTGCCCACCTGGTACAGGTCGGCCAGCGTGGGGTCGTCGTGCTGGTTGTTTTTCTGCGCCACCACCCCGATAATCTTGTTGCCGCGGTAGGCCTTGCGCACCAGCCGGATGCTCTTCTTGCGCGTGACGGTGACGGGCAGCACCACGCCCGGAAACAGCACCGTGTTACGCACCGGCAGCAGCGGTAGCGTTTCGGGCGACTCCTGGCCATTGAGCGGCTGGTCGGGGTCGGAGGCTACGATGGATACGATATCGGAAGAGTCGTCGGTCATCAGCAGGAAGGGCGAAGAGAAAGCAGCAGGAATAGAAGGCATATACGCGAATCGAAACAAAAGCGGCAGGCGGTGCCAGAATGACAGCACCACGGCAATCAGCCCGGGCATAAAGGCGCCTGCTACCGAAGATAGGGGTTTGACAAGCGCCGTGCCACCCCGCGGCAGACTCGCCGGGCACGCCGCGCTGGCACTTAGCCCGGCCACTCCGGCAGGCCCACCGGCCGATAGCGGGGTGTACCTGAAAATTCCTATTTTTGACGACCCGCGCCGCCCCCGGCCGGCACCGGTGTTTTATCCTGCTATGTTCCGCTCGTACCGTTCTTTTTTATTGCTGCTGTGGCTGGTAGTACTGCCGCTGGCTTCACAGGGCCAGAAGATTGCCAATGCCCGCACCCGGGTGGTCTGGTCGCGCCCCGACCCCAACCCCACGTTTCCGAACATCAACCGGATAGCGTTCTACGAAAATAAAAAAGAGCTGAAGGCTATTCAGAAAGCTGAAAAGCGCCGCCAATGGGGCCGCACCCGCGTGCTACTGGGCGAATACATCGGCAAGTTTGGCATTGAGAATTTCTACAAAAACACCCCGATGCTGTGGCGAATGGCCCAGCTTCTGGAAAAAGAAGGCGAAAAGGAGCGCGCCAAGGCCTATTACCGCCTGGCCCTCAAGCACCACCGCCAGGATGTGAAGAAGATCCAGCTCTACTACGACTCGCTGGAACAGAAGACGGCCGATTTCTACGTGCCGCTGAAGGTGTACTACGAGCTGGTGGAATACCGCAAGAACATCGTGGCCTTCCGTCCGCCCAAAGGCGTGCTCACCACCATGGGCGACGCCGTAAACTCGCCGGTGGAAGACTACGGCCCTACCCTGAACCCAGACGCCAGCATGCTGCTGTTTTCGTCGAAGCGCAAGGTGCGCGGTGGCATCAAGCAGGTGATTGATGAAGACTTGTACGTGTCGCGCAAGGACGGCGACCTGTGGACCGATGCCGAGCCACTGCCCAAGCCCATCAACTCGCCTTACAACGAGGGCTCGGCCTGCTTCACCAAAGACGGCAAAACCATCTACTTCGCCCGCTGCGAGTGCCCCAACTGCCACGGCAACTGCGACCTGTTCACGTCTACGTTTCAGGATGGGCAGTGGAGCGTGCCCAAGAGCCTGGGCTCCCAGGTGAACTCCGGCGCTTGGGACTCGCAGCCCACCCTTTCACGCGGCGAGGACACGCTGTATTTCGCCTCCGACCGGCTGGGCGGTTTCGGGCTGTCGGACATCTGGTACACCTACAAA is from Hymenobacter yonginensis and encodes:
- the lon gene encoding endopeptidase La gives rise to the protein MPSIPAAFSSPFLLMTDDSSDIVSIVASDPDQPLNGQESPETLPLLPVRNTVLFPGVVLPVTVTRKKSIRLVRKAYRGNKIIGVVAQKNNQHDDPTLADLYQVGTMAKILKLLVLPDGNTTIIIQGQSRFQIEEELQSTPYLTARVSYAPEIFPDKASKEVKALVASLKDAAAKMLKLNPEIPQEAQVALDNIESPSFLTHFLSSNINVEVGQKQKLLEINDGVERGTMLLELMLKEIQHLEIKHEIHTKVHTDIDQQQRDYFLRQQIKVLQDELGGGDSPDQEIDKFRQRAKLKQWPESVAKHFAKELDKLGRVNPQAAEYPLSVNYVEFLLDLPWAEQTKDNFNLKRTKKILDADHYGMEKVKERIIEYLAVLKLKQDLKAPILCLYGPPGVGKTSLGRSIAKALGRKYVRMSLGGVRDEAEIRGHRKTYVGAMPGRIIAQIKKAGASNPVIVLDEIDKLASDFRGDPSSALLEVLDPEQNSTFTDNYLEVEYDLSRVLFIATANSLETIQPALRDRMEIIDLTGYTLEEKTQIAKKHLWPKLLTDHGLSTKDVAITTPALSRVIDDYTRESGVRSLERKLGAVVRNIAKSKAMKEEFPAALEPKDIARILGAATFDRDLYQDNETAGVVTGLAWTSVGGDILFIESLLSRGRGKLTLSGQLGDVMKESAITALSYLRSRADELGIDYRLFDQYDLHIHFPEGAVPKDGPSAGIAIFTSIASVFTQRKIRSHLAMTGEITLRGKVLPVGGIKEKMLAAKRAGIRDIILCQKNRKDIEEIPAEYVKDLTIHYADRVDDVLRVALLDELVAHPMPLVVRDEAPVAPSPSVEVQ
- the porQ gene encoding type IX secretion system protein PorQ, coding for MIGLLHRRILVPVSVALGLGVSPAMAQIGGQQTFSFLNLPPGAKTAALGGVNVSVRDADPTMLLSNPALLNAEMDGRLALSFVDYLADIKQSTLAYAFKPKEVDAGRRWGATLSYLNYGELIMRDPANNVLGTFSVNEYAAGLTYAYVQGPFTLAGTGKLAVSGISGNHSVGLLADVGAVFKHPEQDFTVGLAVKNAGYQLKPYAGAGREPMPLDVQLGATIKPEHMPLRFSITAHNLQRLDIVYLDPNQRGQLDENGEQVKKKKTLGDKVARHFAVGGELLLGKSLNVRLGYNHLQRRELRLDNAAGGAGISFGVMLRISQFQLDYTRAGLHASGAANYFTVARNLNSLFVKTQ
- the hslU gene encoding ATP-dependent protease ATPase subunit HslU; the protein is MLDSQTFLTPSQIVAELDKYIIGQHEAKRHVAIALRNRWRRLHAPLDMQREIVPNNILMIGSTGVGKTEIARRLAAIADAPFTKVEASKFTEVGYVGRDVESMVRDLVEQSVNQVKQRRKEEVKVQAAQAVEDLILDALIPSVSGGSSKSSVGFGGSHDGSAMPESDYELNERTRDKFREKIRSGELDDRKIDIKVQQGGAPGIGVLGGAPGMDEASMAGLQDMLGSMMPKKTRKRKVTIAEARKILLDEEAAKLIDMDEVKDEAIRNAENAGIIFIDEIDKVASRSGKGGGGPDVSREGVQRDLLPIVEGSAVSTKYGIINTDHILFIAAGAFHVAKPSDLIPELQGRFPIRVELQSLTKDDFFRILKDPKNALTKQYEALLQAEDVVLTFEDEALEQLAEIAFNVNAEVENIGARRLHTVMSRLLNDILFDVPDRIGPNARILITRDLVNERLQDMVGNRDLSQYIL
- a CDS encoding SDR family NAD(P)-dependent oxidoreductase — translated: MHYYIITGASRGLGKALAEELLQHPDNRVLGVCRHATIQHERYRHQPLDLSDMLAVQNNLFKVFTPCPGAASITLINNAGVLGEVKYMGELPNEHFEFVFDVNVIAPAMLMNTFLATYQQHTGIARTILNISSGAAQRPVDGWGAYCASKAALDSLSSVAQKEQDLRGSGIRIRSLAPGVLDTAMQEHIRAAAHEQFSEAERFAGLHLQGELVNPKDAAATIVHWLQQPARPQEPVVLRISELPQ
- a CDS encoding RagB/SusD family nutrient uptake outer membrane protein — encoded protein: MNIRSKFSTLAVLGLLSLGASSCSDFLTPEPRNSVDRTQVFTDLEGARAALNGTYGNLLSANNAGLRVPIFADLLADNLAHIGTFPTFAQLKNRAILPDNTEVTNMWSSLYSTVNRANNVIAYTPAVTGTTDAVKSQIVGEALFVRALAYFYLVNYWGDVPLVVTPTTTPDNTLFVARNPKAAVYDQMVADLTAAEAALPTTGGPARATRLAATALKARIALYRQQYSEASRLSDLVLAGSYTLNPSYRTAVASENPAESIFEVQFDAQNQSSYAFFMLPTANGGRNEMSPTGTGSTLPTSYETGDQRRDATISNGTFTLNGRAVPTGNQVKYTDPGTGTDNFKTIRLAEIILISAEAKARLNDVPGAITALNRIRTRAGLTAVATTLTQTQVLDQIERDRRSELALEGHRWFDLIRTGRAQAVLGITDVNRLLLPIPFRETVNNPNITQNPGYN